The following proteins come from a genomic window of Elusimicrobiota bacterium:
- a CDS encoding outer membrane protein transport protein: MKTVVRSLSLGAAALLLTAGRASAEGIRVYGVSPEAQVRAEAVVASGSDAGTNWYNPARLVELEKPGMALNMDNLFVNATYVNPLGQAESDRRRHFLVPAFYAATPFAKGRWALGLGVNSPFGVATAYDNDSPFRYITTGGEVLLTAVNPNVAWKATDKLSLALGANYYQSQAELNQQYRWAAVVPGSPDGSMKIKGEGSGWGVNTALSWKPREGHAFGLSYRSQVVVTLEGKNTEIANVPAPLQPLFGTTFRTGGKTTLRFPDIVNVGYAIRPSNQWLVEFGGHWVNWTDFDRANFDFESNPAFLPDNTLPIYWKNAFALRVGFDFKKSETLSVGGGYFFDKTPTRESTYSPLIPDSDHHMFTTGLRWRKGAFEVSPAVAYLYTPRQRVTSERTDAFGQGQTTSGTYELHGYKADLGVTYSF; encoded by the coding sequence ATGAAAACTGTCGTGCGATCGTTGTCACTCGGGGCGGCCGCTTTGTTGCTGACCGCCGGGCGTGCGTCCGCCGAAGGCATCCGGGTCTACGGTGTCTCCCCGGAAGCCCAGGTGCGGGCCGAAGCCGTGGTGGCGTCCGGGTCCGACGCGGGGACCAATTGGTACAACCCGGCGCGTTTGGTGGAACTGGAAAAACCGGGCATGGCTCTCAACATGGACAACTTGTTCGTCAACGCGACCTACGTCAACCCCCTGGGGCAGGCGGAATCCGACCGCCGCCGGCACTTCCTGGTGCCCGCGTTCTACGCCGCAACCCCCTTCGCCAAGGGCCGTTGGGCGCTGGGCCTCGGTGTGAACTCCCCCTTCGGGGTGGCGACCGCCTACGACAACGACTCTCCTTTCCGCTACATCACGACGGGCGGGGAAGTCCTTTTGACGGCTGTCAACCCGAACGTGGCCTGGAAAGCGACCGACAAACTCTCCTTGGCCCTGGGGGCGAATTATTACCAATCCCAAGCGGAGCTCAACCAGCAATACCGTTGGGCCGCCGTCGTTCCCGGTTCACCGGACGGGTCCATGAAAATCAAGGGCGAGGGCAGCGGGTGGGGCGTGAACACGGCCCTTTCCTGGAAACCCCGGGAAGGCCACGCTTTCGGTCTCAGCTACCGATCCCAGGTGGTTGTCACCCTGGAAGGGAAAAACACCGAAATCGCCAATGTGCCGGCCCCGCTCCAACCGCTTTTCGGGACAACGTTTCGCACGGGAGGCAAGACCACGCTCCGGTTCCCCGACATCGTCAACGTGGGCTACGCCATCCGCCCTTCCAACCAATGGCTTGTGGAGTTCGGCGGGCATTGGGTCAATTGGACGGATTTTGACCGGGCCAACTTCGATTTCGAGTCCAACCCCGCCTTTTTACCGGACAACACGCTTCCGATCTATTGGAAAAACGCCTTCGCGTTGCGGGTGGGGTTTGATTTCAAGAAATCGGAAACCCTGTCGGTCGGCGGCGGTTATTTCTTCGACAAAACACCCACGCGGGAGAGCACCTACAGCCCGCTGATCCCGGACTCCGACCACCACATGTTCACCACGGGCTTGCGCTGGAGGAAAGGCGCGTTTGAAGTTTCCCCGGCGGTGGCCTACCTCTACACCCCCCGCCAGCGCGTCACCAGCGAACGGACGGACGCCTTCGGCCAGGGCCAGACCACCAGCGGCACCTACGAGTTGCACGGCTACAAGGCGGATTTGGGCGTCACGTACAGCTTCTAG